In Thalassotalea fonticola, a single genomic region encodes these proteins:
- a CDS encoding diiron oxygenase, with protein MNIATFTTQLKKLTHMSEQQFLTPDAITWPEHLPENQWFFSAELISIFGSKQWHELTEQQQIRLSFYEAVNFFSLNVHGEKYLINAVSSHLFNFPSIAMSEYLLHFIEEEAKHMMYFSRFCIQYANKVYPLRALDIAAEPHGDIELLLLFARIYIFETVVDEYNRRIANDKNVVAIVADINRLHHLEESRHLAFGLGFLKYWFNEQKNNIDEQQLLKINQHLNGFLLTTWKQFYCPDAYFDAGLTDCAGLSMAVFNSERAKLHRDALQQKRLGWLYQQQLLGDVG; from the coding sequence ATGAATATTGCAACGTTTACCACGCAATTAAAAAAATTAACGCACATGTCTGAGCAACAATTTTTAACGCCTGACGCGATTACTTGGCCTGAACACTTGCCTGAGAATCAGTGGTTTTTTTCTGCTGAATTAATCTCAATATTTGGCAGCAAGCAATGGCATGAATTAACTGAGCAACAGCAAATACGGTTAAGCTTTTATGAAGCAGTAAACTTTTTTAGCTTAAACGTACATGGTGAAAAATACTTGATTAACGCTGTTAGCAGTCACTTATTTAATTTTCCATCAATAGCAATGTCTGAGTATTTGTTGCATTTTATTGAAGAAGAAGCCAAGCACATGATGTATTTTTCACGGTTTTGTATCCAGTATGCTAATAAAGTTTACCCATTACGTGCTTTGGATATTGCTGCTGAACCCCATGGTGACATAGAGCTGTTATTGCTGTTTGCTCGAATTTATATTTTTGAAACTGTTGTCGATGAATATAACCGCCGTATTGCGAATGATAAAAATGTAGTTGCTATTGTTGCCGATATTAACCGTTTGCATCATCTAGAAGAGTCTCGACATTTAGCTTTTGGCTTAGGCTTTTTAAAATATTGGTTTAATGAACAGAAAAATAATATTGATGAACAGCAACTACTCAAAATAAATCAGCACCTAAATGGTTTTTTACTCACTACCTGGAAACAGTTTTATTGCCCTGACGCCTATTTCGACGCTGGTTTAACCGATTGTGCCGGTTTAAGCATGGCTGTATTTAATAGTGAACGTGCCAAGCTGCATCGAGATGCCTTGCAACAAAAAAGGCTTGGCTGGCTTTACCAACAGCAACTTTTAGGGGATGTAGGATGA
- a CDS encoding 3-oxoacyl-[acyl-carrier-protein] synthase III C-terminal domain-containing protein, with protein sequence MTDSYLQQLGYSLGSECRSLKQAEQAGVLLSTMQALKESGFEQHFVCSKGETAYQLACQALVDSQIDTAEIDCIIYANCLPQNANSHQSEEFESSRDVKDLMVFPASKLQVEFGMDNAFVIGLTQQACTCMLGSIRIANNFLTAEDNINNILCISADNFPRNAYYEQAYNLISDGGAACLVSRKPRGFRILTVRHLTNGAQVSASDDETVGSYFSYLHQLISATLQQINLAVTDIDWVVPQNTNAKAWAILASLLGIDEQKAWFDSLAHVGHVISSDNIINLSRLDNSGKMKKGELVLLFMAGFGSNWQCMVVEKV encoded by the coding sequence ATGACTGATAGCTATTTACAACAATTGGGGTATTCATTAGGCAGTGAATGTCGTTCGTTAAAACAAGCTGAACAAGCCGGTGTTTTGCTCTCAACTATGCAAGCACTTAAAGAGTCAGGTTTTGAACAGCATTTTGTTTGTTCGAAAGGTGAAACTGCTTATCAACTGGCGTGTCAGGCGCTTGTTGACAGTCAAATCGATACTGCTGAAATTGATTGTATTATTTACGCAAATTGTTTACCGCAAAATGCCAATAGTCATCAAAGCGAAGAATTTGAAAGCAGCCGAGACGTAAAAGATTTAATGGTGTTTCCTGCCAGTAAATTACAAGTTGAATTTGGTATGGATAACGCTTTTGTTATTGGCTTAACTCAGCAAGCATGTACTTGCATGCTCGGCAGTATACGTATCGCTAACAACTTCTTAACGGCAGAAGATAATATCAATAATATTTTGTGTATCAGCGCTGATAACTTTCCCAGAAACGCTTATTACGAGCAAGCGTATAATTTAATTTCAGATGGTGGCGCCGCCTGTTTAGTGTCACGAAAGCCGCGAGGTTTTCGCATTTTAACGGTTCGGCATCTTACTAATGGTGCCCAGGTCAGTGCCAGTGATGATGAAACCGTCGGCAGTTACTTCTCTTATTTGCATCAGTTAATAAGCGCTACCCTGCAACAAATAAATCTGGCGGTGACCGATATCGATTGGGTGGTTCCGCAAAATACCAATGCCAAAGCCTGGGCTATTCTTGCCAGCCTGTTAGGGATTGATGAGCAGAAGGCGTGGTTTGATTCCTTAGCGCATGTGGGTCATGTGATCAGCAGCGACAATATCATTAACCTGTCTCGTCTTGATAACAGCGGGAAAATGAAAAAAGGTGAGCTGGTGTTACTTTTTATGGCCGGATTTGGCAGTAATTGGCAATGTATGGTGGTAGAAAAAGTATGA
- a CDS encoding methyltransferase family protein produces the protein MNTVSFVMVMSNFIVIAVLPLIIFRRDGSFNLKWCITALPFLVVVVVLIMGYVEQLISLQMYSALLFELAQISAAIFSIASIGLIACTIHAHEFKPALWHQVNDQPQELVTWGPYKSIRHPFYSAFLLAFCASVMLFPHYLLFGCLAYGIIVLTVTAKREETRLTQVFGGSYQCYMSTTGRFIPAGLL, from the coding sequence ATGAATACCGTATCTTTTGTGATGGTGATGAGTAACTTTATCGTAATTGCCGTGTTACCTTTGATAATATTTCGCCGAGATGGCTCATTTAATCTGAAGTGGTGTATTACCGCATTACCTTTCTTGGTGGTCGTTGTGGTGTTGATTATGGGCTATGTTGAGCAGTTAATCTCTCTACAGATGTATTCAGCACTATTATTCGAGCTTGCTCAAATCAGTGCGGCAATATTTAGCATTGCCTCAATTGGGCTGATTGCCTGCACTATTCATGCACATGAATTTAAGCCGGCGTTATGGCATCAAGTCAATGACCAACCACAGGAGTTAGTTACCTGGGGTCCATATAAAAGCATTAGGCACCCATTTTATTCGGCGTTTCTTTTAGCATTTTGCGCAAGTGTAATGCTATTTCCGCATTACTTGCTCTTTGGCTGCTTGGCTTATGGCATCATTGTTTTAACTGTAACAGCCAAACGTGAAGAAACTCGCTTAACACAGGTGTTTGGCGGGAGCTATCAGTGTTATATGAGCACAACGGGTCGTTTTATTCCTGCCGGTTTGCTGTAG
- a CDS encoding AMP-dependent synthetase/ligase yields MTKKFDLYRTFKMSMGLLGEGEIMNTALLVDKLEQYSQSEFKVDVAATLRAKANEFASQIALSGHLLGGELNVDDQFTYAELADEVKQFSKLLLAKGIRRADRVALLSEARPHWAIAFLAILSCGAIVVPVDPQLTEVELLLILTDAKPKALIASSKMLATGLTLQKQMTSINFVVELECYKSQLTALESSINSLSKYHQRVKLNSKAVICYTSGTTGKFKGVEITFRNIVGQVENLNRLMKTDGAEVCVSILPLHHLLELSAGLLGVLWGGGQVCYLNSLIPDDLLKTMRAQNATFLIAVPLFLSLMKKSILQQVAKESKAKQLLFNSFLHISKYLPVALRKTIFHQVHKKFGNKFKHFVCGGAPLDKTTLRFFTDLGFTVYQGYGMTETSPVISANTPYKNRYGSVGKPLPGCQVKIDKKNQLDTYAVGEILTRGHHVMAGYYGDETLTAKTIDQQGWLHTGDLGYIDKKGFLYVTGRKKNTIVLADGQNLQPEQIEPQLFSHPDIKEGCVVALKANEGLYQGRLQVCAVLVASEQLSEEFKQDQYALQQKLQQIIEQRSEKLVRWKRPTKVIVLAQDLPRSTTRKIKRLQVEQLIEQYANQPHQQQES; encoded by the coding sequence TTGACTAAAAAATTTGATCTCTATCGAACTTTCAAAATGAGCATGGGCTTGTTAGGAGAAGGTGAAATCATGAATACAGCATTATTGGTAGATAAATTAGAGCAGTACTCGCAATCGGAGTTTAAAGTTGATGTTGCGGCGACGCTACGAGCTAAGGCGAATGAATTTGCTTCGCAAATCGCTTTGTCTGGACATTTGTTAGGTGGTGAGCTTAACGTTGATGATCAATTTACCTATGCGGAACTGGCTGATGAGGTAAAGCAGTTTTCTAAATTATTACTTGCTAAAGGTATACGCAGAGCTGATCGGGTCGCGTTGTTAAGTGAAGCGCGCCCACATTGGGCCATCGCATTTTTAGCCATTCTATCTTGCGGCGCAATTGTGGTCCCCGTTGATCCACAGTTAACTGAAGTAGAGCTGCTGCTCATTTTAACAGATGCCAAACCGAAAGCGCTTATTGCTTCTAGTAAAATGCTAGCCACAGGTTTAACCCTGCAAAAACAAATGACTAGTATTAATTTTGTTGTTGAACTTGAATGTTATAAAAGCCAGTTAACAGCACTCGAATCTTCTATTAACTCGTTAAGCAAATATCATCAACGTGTTAAATTAAACAGTAAAGCCGTGATCTGTTACACCTCGGGCACTACCGGTAAGTTCAAAGGCGTAGAGATCACCTTTAGAAACATTGTCGGCCAAGTTGAAAACTTAAATCGATTGATGAAAACTGATGGCGCTGAAGTATGTGTATCTATTTTGCCATTGCATCATTTATTAGAGCTGTCAGCCGGATTGTTAGGCGTGTTATGGGGAGGTGGGCAGGTTTGTTATTTAAACAGCTTAATTCCCGACGATCTGTTAAAAACCATGCGAGCTCAAAACGCAACGTTTCTAATTGCCGTACCATTGTTTTTATCATTGATGAAAAAGTCTATTTTACAGCAAGTCGCCAAAGAGTCTAAAGCTAAACAGCTACTGTTTAACTCGTTTTTACATATCAGTAAATACCTACCAGTAGCCCTTAGGAAAACAATATTTCACCAGGTTCATAAAAAGTTTGGTAACAAGTTTAAGCACTTTGTGTGTGGTGGCGCACCACTGGATAAAACCACCTTAAGGTTTTTTACTGATCTTGGCTTTACCGTATATCAAGGTTATGGCATGACTGAAACCAGTCCGGTTATTAGCGCCAATACACCTTATAAAAACCGTTATGGCTCAGTTGGCAAACCCTTACCAGGTTGCCAAGTTAAAATAGACAAAAAAAATCAATTAGACACCTACGCTGTAGGTGAAATCCTTACCCGTGGCCATCATGTAATGGCAGGGTATTATGGCGATGAAACTTTAACGGCAAAAACGATTGATCAACAAGGTTGGTTGCATACTGGCGATCTTGGTTATATCGACAAAAAAGGTTTTCTTTATGTAACCGGCAGGAAGAAAAACACCATAGTGTTAGCCGATGGCCAAAATTTACAACCAGAGCAAATTGAGCCGCAGTTATTTTCGCACCCAGACATTAAAGAAGGCTGCGTTGTTGCGTTAAAAGCAAATGAAGGGCTATATCAAGGTAGATTACAAGTATGTGCAGTACTGGTTGCCAGTGAACAACTCAGCGAAGAATTTAAGCAAGATCAATACGCCTTACAACAAAAACTGCAGCAGATCATCGAGCAGCGCAGTGAAAAATTGGTGCGCTGGAAACGGCCGACTAAAGTCATTGTGCTTGCTCAAGATTTGCCCCGTTCCACCACTCGCAAAATTAAGCGTTTGCAGGTGGAGCAACTTATTGAACAGTATGCAAATCAGCCCCATCAACAACAGGAGAGCTAA